TCCGCCACGTCGAGTTCGCCCCCGCACAGTTCGACGCGGTAGCCCTCGGGCCCCGAACTGAGGCGCGCGGCGCCGGGGTCCGCGAGGAGCGTGCGGAGGCTGGACAGGTACGAGTGCAGATTCGCGCGCGCCGACCGCGGCGGGGCGTCCCCCCAGAGCTCGCGGACGAGTTCTTGGGTCGGGACGGCGCGCTCACGGCGCATCAACAGCACTGCCAGCAGCAGTTGAGGCTTTTGGCGCCGGAATACCGCGGGCCTGCCCGCCTCGACTTCCACGCGAGCAGGCCCCAGGTACAAGAACCTCATATGGCGTCCCCCATGATCAGTGTCCAGTTCCCACTGAAGAGGGGGGAGGCCGGTGAACGGTTGCCTGTTCACGGACTGTTTCACGCGTCAGTGACCGTCAAGGCACCCGTTTGCTACACGAAACGGGCTAACGGAACGCCGCGACGCAGAGCTTGTCGTGCCGGGTGAACGAGTCCGACTCGTTGCTCCGGTACGCGACGACGAGCGCGTCGGCCCGCACGCAGACGTTCTTGTGCCCGGCGTACGGCTTGGCGCTCAGCCCGTCCGGCTTGAAGGTGACCGGCCGGCCGCTGTTGTTCTGCCAGTAGTCACTGCTGTTGGCGCCGTACGTCGACGAGCGCTTCGCGACCCGGAACCTGCCGCACTTCTTCGTGGACGAGACGCCCACGGCGAAGGGCGCGCTGACGGCGATGGCGGTGGTCCGCTCGCACTTCGAGTCGTAGAACCGCTGCGACAGCGTCGCCTTGGTCAGCTTCGCCGGACGCCCGTCACGGTGGCAGTTGGTGCGGGCGATGATGCCCATGCGCGGCTTCGACAGGCGCACCCGGTCGATCCAGATGTCCTTGCGGTCCGAGTTGGGCACCTTCCGCCACCAGCGGTACTCCATCTTGCCGGTGAGGTGGACGGTGATGCACCGCTTCAGGGCCTGCGAGTAGTGCGAGGTGGTGGAGTAGTAGTTCTTGCTCGTCCAGTGCCTGGTGACCGCGCCGGCGTCGACGGTCGCGGCGAACTGGAGCGCCAGCGCGAGGGGCAGGACGATCAGCGCCTTCCGCATGGCTTTCATACGTGGGCCTCCGTGGGGGGAGTGGGGTGGGGGGAAACAACAGGGCGGCCCGATCACCGCCGCAACGATGATCGGGCCGCCCTGCATACACGGCGCCATACACGGCTCAATGTCAGAGAACCTTGGACAGGAATCCCTTGGTGCGCTCGTGCTGGGGATTCGTGAGTACGTCCCTGGGGTGACCGGACTCGACGACCACGCCGTCGTCCATGAAGACGAGGTTGTCGCCGACCTCCCGCGCGAAGCCCATCTCGTGCGTGACGACGATCATCGTCATGCCGGACTCCGCCAGGTCGCCCATCACCTCGAGGACCTCGCCGACCAGCTCGGGGTCGAGCGCCGACGTCGGCTCGTCGAAGAGCATCAGTTTCGGCTCCATGGCCAGGGCCCGGGCGATCGCCACCCGCTGCTGCTGGCCGCCGGAGAGCTGCGACGGGTAGTTGCCCGCCTTGTCGCTGAGGCCGACCCGGTCGAGAAGCCGCTCGGCGCGCGCTCGCGCGGTCGCCTTGGACTCCTTCTTCACCTGGACCGGCGCCTCCATGACGTTCTCCAGGGCCGTCATGTGCGGGAACAGGTTGAAGCGCTGGAAGACCATGCCGATGTCCCGGCGCTGCAGGGCTACCTCGCTGTCCTTCAGCTCGTAGAGCTTGTCGCCCTTCTGCCGGTAGCCGACCAGCTGGCCGTCGACGTAGAGCCGTCCGGCGTTGATCTGCTCCAGGTGGTTGATGCAGCGCAGGAAGGTCGACTTCCCGGAGCCGGAGGGGCCGATGAGGCAGAACACCTCACGGGGGGCGACCTCCAGGTCGATGCCCTTGAGGACGTCGACGTGACCGAACGACTTGTGGACGGCCTCGGCCTTCACCATGGCGTTCATGCCGCGCCTCCCTGCGGGCGGCCCAGAGACAGCATGTTCGCCTTCACCTTCTGCCAGGGGGTGTCAGGAAGCTGACGCAACGCCCCCTTCGCGTAACGACGTTCGAGGTAGAACTGGCCGACGCTGAACACGCTCGTCAGCGCGAGGTACCAGACCGATGCGACGAAGAGCATCTCCATGACCGCGAACGACGTGGAGCCGATCACCGTCGCCGACCGCAGCAGATCCACGTAGGTGACCACCGTGACCAGCGAGGACGTCTTCAGCAGGTTGATGAACTCGTTGCCGGTCGGCGGGAGGATCACGCGCATGGCCTGCGGCAGCACGATCCTGCGGGTGGTCTTCGTGCTGGTCATGCCCAGCGCGTGGGCCGCCTCGGTCTGCCCGTGGTCGACGGACTGGATGCCGGCCCGGACGATCTCCGCCATGTACGCGCCCTCGTTGAGGCCGAGTCCCAGCAGGGCGACCACGAACGGCGTCATGACGTCCGTCATCTCGTCCTTGTAGATGAACGGGATGTTGAGGACGGGGAAGATCAGCGCCAGGTTGAACCAGAGCAGCAGCTGCACGTAGACGGGCGTGCCGCGGAAGAACCAGATGTAGAGCCAGGCGACGCCGCTCGTCACCGGGTTCTTCGACATCCGCATGACGGCGAAGACGAGGCCGAGGACCAGGCCGATGATCATCGAAAGGACGCTGATCAGCAGCGTGTTGCCCGCACCCTCCACGATGCGGTCGTCGAAGAGCATGTCTCCGACGGTGTCCCACTTCACGTCGCCCTGCGAGAACGCGTAAATCAGCATGGCGAGGAGAGCGACCACGATGACGCCGCTGACCCAGCGGCCGTAGTGGCGGACGGGGATGGCGCGAATGGCCTCGGGCCGGGGTGCTTTGTCGACGACCGTGGTGGCCGGTGCCGCCTTCGGCGGAGTGTCTTCCACCGTCTTGTCGTCGGCCGTCTTGCCGACGGTGTCGTCGGCCGCCTTGTCGAACTTGTCAGTCACGGTGACTGCCCTTCAATGGTGCTCGACGCTCACTTGCCGGCATTGACGGTGGCCTTCTTGACGGCGCTGTCCTTGACCTGCCACTTGGCCAGGACCTTCTCGTACTCGCCGTTCTTGATGATCGCGTCGAGCGCCGCCTTGAGGGCGTCACGGAGCTCCGGGTTCTTCTTGCTGACGGCGATGCCGAACGGGCCCGCGTCCGTGATGCCGCCCGTGACCTCGAACTCCTTGCCGCCGCCGGCCGTCTTGGCGATGTGTTGGGAGACGGGAGAGTCGTTCAGGTCGGCGACCGCACCGCCGGACTTGACGCGGGTCTGGGCCTCGGCGTCGTTTTCGAACGCGCCGATGTCGATGGCCTTCTTGCCGTCCTTCTTGCACTTCGTGGACTGCGCCTTGAACGTGTCCTCGTAGATCGTGCCCCGCTGCACGGCGACCTTCTCGCCGCACAGGTCGTCCATGGACTCGATGCCCTCGGGGTTGCCCTTCTTCACGAGGAGCGAGACGCCCGACATGAAGTAGTCGACGAAGTCGACGCCCGTGCCGACCTTCTTTCCCTTGTCGTCGAGACCCTGCTGACGCTTCTTGGTGTCGGACATGGCGGACATGACGACGTCCTGGCGGCCCGAGTTCAGCGAGGTGACCAGTCCGTCGAAGGTGCCGGAGGTGAACGTGAACTCGACGCCGAGCTCCTTGCCGAGGGCGGCGGCGAGATCGGGGTCGATACCGACGATCTTGCCGCCCTCCTCGAACTCCATCGGGGCGTACTGGGCGTCCGTGCCGACCTTGATGACGCCCTTGTTCTGGATCTTCTTCGGCAACTTGTCGAAGAGCGGGGCGTTGTTCTTCTTGCCGCCGCCCTCGTTCGCGGAGTCGGTCTGGTCACCGCAGCCGGTCAGCAGCAGCGCGCCGGCGACCGCGATCGCGCCGACCGTGGCCATCCGGGACTTCGCGGACTTACCGGCGGTGGTACGACAAATGGAGCGTGCGGTCATGAGGGTCCTCCGGCGGATGAGGGAGTTGCCGAGCGGTCGGGCACACACCTTCGGGTGTCGCGACCTCGTGTGATGACCGCATCTTGCCATTCGGACCGTCCGATTCTGGGTGCCGGAGATATCAAAATCGGATAACGGGCGCGCCGCGAAACACAACATCCCGGTACGGCAAGGGGGGAAAGGGGTGGGAGCGAATCACCGTTAACCAATCGGTACCCGGCGTATCTCGCGATGTGGACGATTGGCCCATCAGTGGGCCGCGAAATGCCCTATTCGGAGAATCTGCATGATTCGGGCATTCCCCAGTGACGCTCGTCCCGGCCTCCAGGGACTTCTGCTGAGCATGCTGCAACCAATGTCACTCGCCCGTGCCCACCGCCTTCGGGTACAAAGGTTGGCTACACCCCTCATCCGGGGCCCAGGGCGCGTGTGCGGCGCGCTCGCGTGTCCGTACCTCCCTCCGCCGACAGGCGGGGAACGGACGCGGTGCCCGCCCACTTCCCAACCGGGAGTGGACACCCTCAACTGATGAATAAGACTTAAGGGGTCAGACAAGTGGCAGCGGAGATCGTCAATCCTCGCAGCGACAGCAGTACGGGTCACGAGGGCGCAGACGAGCCCTTCGATCCGGCGTTTGCGCTGCACCGCGGCGGCAAGATGGCCGTGCAGGCCACCGTGCCGGTCCGCGACAAGGACGACCTGTCCCTGGCGTACACGCCCGGCGTCGCGAAAGTGTGCAGCGCGATCGCCGAGCGGCCGGAGCTCGTCCACGACTACACGTGGAAATCCAATGTCGTCGCCGTGGTGACCGACGGGACCGCCGTGCTCGGTCTCGGCGACATCGGCGCCGAGGCCTCCCTCCCCGTGATGGAGGGCAAGGCCATCCTGTTCAAGCAGTTCGGCGGCGTGGACGCGGTGCCGATCGCGCTCGCGACGACGGACGCCGACGAGATCGTCGAGACCGTGGTGCGGCTCGCCCCGTCCTTCGGCGGCGTCAACCTGGAGGACATCTCGGCGCCGCGGTGCTTCGAGATCGAGCGCAAGCTCCAGGAGCGGCTCGACATCCCCGTCTTCCACGACGACCAGCACGGCACGGCCGTCGTGACGCTGGCGGCGCTGCGCAACGCGGCGAAGCTGACCGGTCGCACCCTCGGCGACCTGCGGGCCGTCATCTCCGGTTCCGGTGCGGCCGGTGTCGCCATCGCCAAGTTCCTCCTGGCGGCGGGGCTCGGCGACGTGGCGGTCGCGGACCGCAAGGGCATCGTGAGCCGCGACCGGGAGGACCTCACCCCGGTCAAGCGTGAGCTCGCCGAGCTGACGAACAAGGCCGGGATCAGCGGCTCGCTGGAGACGGCCCTGAAGGGCGCCGACGTTTTCATCGGCGTCTCCGGCGGCACCGTGCCGGAGCCGGCCGTCGCGTCGATGGCGCCGAACGCGTTCGTGTTCGCCATGGCCAACCCGAACCCCGAGGTCCACCCGGACGTCGCGCACAAGTACGCGGCCGTGGTGGCGACCGGCCGCTCGGACTACCCGAATCAGATCAACAACGTGCTGGCCTTCCCCGGCATCTTCGCGGGCGCGCTCCAGGTGCGGGCCTCCCGCATCACCGAGGGCATGAAGATCGCCGCGGCGGACGCCCTCGCGGACGTCGTCGGCGACGAGCTCTCCGCGGAGTACGTGATCCCGTCGCCGTTCGACGAGCGCGTCGCCCCGGCCGTGACCGCGGCGGTCGCCGCCGCGGCCCGCGCGGAGGGCGTCGCCCGCAGCTGACGTCACGTCCACCGTTCGCAGTCGATCGCGCCCCCTGCCGTGCCACACCACGCGGCGGGGGGCGCGGTGCGTGTCACAGCCGTACGTGGTTCCGCCGGGGCGCCCCGCCCGCCTAGGGTCGCCTCATGTTCGCTGCCTACGCTGCCCGTATCGACCGTGACCAGCCGCTCAATGGCCTCGAGTTGGGGGAGCGGCCCGCCCCCGAGGCGCGCCCCGGCTGGTCGACCGTGAACGTCAAGGCCGCCTCCCTCAACCACCACGACCTGTGGTCGCTGCGCGGCGTCGGCCTCGCCGAGGACAAGCTGCCCATGATCCTTGGCTGCGACGCCGCGGGGATCGACGAGGACGGGAACGAGGTGGTGCTCCACTCCGTCATCGGCCAGTCGGGGCACGGCGTCGGGCCGCGCGAGGGCCGCTCCATCCTCACCGAGAAGTACCAGGGCACCTTCGCCGAGCGCGTGGCCGTCCCCACCTGGAACGTGCTGCCCAAGCCGAAGGAGCTCTCCTTCGCGGAGGCGGCCTGCCTGCCGACCGCGTGGCTGACCGCCTACCGCATGCTCTTCACCAACGCCGGTGTACGGCCCGGCGACTCGGTCCTCGTGCAGGGCGCGGGCGGCGGCGTCGCCACGGCCGCGATCGTGCTCGGCAAGGCGGCGGGCCTGCGGGTCTTCGCGACCAGCCGGGACGAGGCCAAGCGGAAGCGGGCGCTGGAACTGGGCGCGGTGGAGGCGGTGGAGGCGGGCGCGCGCCTCCCGCAGCGGGTGGACGCGGTCATCGAGACGGTGGGCGCGGCGACCTGGTCCCACTCGGTCAAGTCCCTGAAGCCGGGCGGCTCACTGGTCATCTCCGGAGCGACCAGCGGCGACCGCCCCTCGCACGCGGAGCTCACCCGCATCTTCTTCCTGGAGCTGAAGATCGTCGGCTCGACCATGGGCACCAAGGACGAGCTGGAGGACCTGCTGGCCTTCTGCGCGACCACGGGCGTGCGGCCCGTGGTCGACGAGATCCTGCCCCTGGACCGGGCCAGGGAGGGCTTCCAGCGCCTGGAGTCGGGCGAGCAGTTCGGGAAGATCGTGCTGGAGGTCTGAGCCGGGCGCTCGCCTCCGCGAGGCTCCCTCAGCTCTCCGCCGCCTCCTCCGCCGCCTCCTCCGCGGCCGGAGCGCGGAGTGCCGCGCCGATGTGTGCCGCCGCCTGCGACAGGTGGCGGCGCGCCTCCCGGAGCTGGGACTCCGTCACGCCGTGGTCGCGGGCCGCGTCGCGGATGTCGTCGCGGAAGCGGTCGAGGAGCCGGTCGAGGTCGCGGCCGGGGTCGCCGGTGGTGTCCTCCTTGGCCCAGTCGGGCGCGTACTCCACGGGGAGGTCCTCGCGGGCGACGCTGAACGTGGGCTCGTTGCGGGTGGTGGAGGCCCCGGTGGTGGAGGCCCCGGGGGTGGCGCCGGGGTCGGTGCGGGTGCCGAAGCCCTTGCCGAAGTCCTTGCCGAGCCGCGTCCCGAAGTCGCCGAACTCCTTCGCCAGTTCGGTCAGGCCTTCCCGTACGCCCGTCGGCCAGTCACCCCGCGTGAAGTGGTCCTGCACCTGCTCCTGCACGTGCCGGACGATACGCTGCGCCTCCGCCTGAGCCAGCCGCGCCTGGGCGTGGGCCCGGTCCTGTGCGTCCTTCGCCTGGCTGCGGGCACGCTGCGCCTCTTCGCGGGCGCGGCGGCTCTCGTCCTTCGCGCGCCGAGCCTGCTCCTTCCAGCCCTGCTTGGCGCGCTTGAACTCTTCCTTGGTCTGCTGCCAGCTCTCCGCACCGTCGGGGCTGAGCGCCTCCTTGGCGGCGGCCCGCATCTCGCGGCGCAGGTCGCCCGCGGCGCCCTGCACCCCGTCGCGGATCTCGGCGGCGAGCTCGGCGACCGACTCGCGGATCTCCAGCTCCAGGTCGGCCAGCTCACCGCTGCGGCCGGCCAGTTCGGCGCGGCCCGCGTCCGTGATGGCGTAGACCTTGCGGCCGCCCTCGGTGGTGTGCGTGACGAGACCCTCGGCCTCCAGCTTCGCGAGGCGGGGGTAGACGGTGCCGGCGGACGGCGCGTACAGCCCGTGGAACCGCTCCTCCAGGAGCCTTATCACCTCGTAGCCATGGCGGGGGGCCTCGTCGAGCAGCTTGAGCAGGTACAGGCGCAGGCGGCCGTGGGCGAACACGGGGGGCATCTCAGAGCACCTTCTTGTCGTTCGGGCCGCCGGTGGGTCCATCGGCGGCGCCGTTGGTCGGGCCGTGGTTCTCGTCGTTCTCGGCGTCGTACGGATCTTCCTCCATCTGTGGCCTGCGCAGGAGCGCGATGGATCCGGAGACCGTCGTCGCCCTGAGCCGTCCCCGCCCCGCGCCGAGCCGTCCCGTGATGCGCTTGGCGCCCCACTGGCCGCCGACCCGCAGGTCCTCGAAGGCGTTCGACACGGATCCGCTCGCCGTGTCGACCTCGACCTCCGCGTCCGCGGGGTGGGGGAGCCGGATGGCTATCTCGCCGGAGACGCTCGTCAGGGCGACGTCGGTCGGGGTGCCCGCCGGATCGAGGTCGACGATCATCGAGCCGCTCACGGAGTCGGCACGGACGGAGGGGCCCGCCGCCTCGACGACCGTGAGGCCGCCGGACACGGAGTTGAAGCGGAGGTCGCCGGTCACGCCCTGCGCCTCGACGTTGCCGGAGACGGTGTCCGCGCGGACCGGGCCCGCGAGGCCGAGCAGCGTCGTGTCGCCGGTGACGCCCTTGACCTCGGCGCGGCCCTCCATGCCGGAGACCACGGCGCCCGCGCCGACCACGCCCACCTCGACGCGGGTGGCGGCGGGCACGGCGAGGGAGACGACCGCGCTGCGGCGCCAGCCCTTGCGGTCGAGCCACTTGAGGAAGCCCTTCCAGGGCAGGTCCTCGTAGGCAACCGTCAGCGTGCCGTCCTCATGGGTCACCCGGAGTGGTGGCCCCTCTATCTCGGTGACCTCCAGACGGGCAGCACCCTCGTCCGTGCCCACCACGTTCACCGTCCCGTTGACGACGCGGACGTGGAGTGCGGTCACGGGGGCGTCGAACGTGAGCTTCACGGGCTCGGCGACGGACCACTCCGACATGAGCTGACCTCCTGGGCGGCGGACCGAATGCGACGACGCGCCATATCGCGTCTCCTGTTATTCACGATATATCGCGGTGGCGTGAAGTCAAGAACTCGTACGAGTGAGCGCATGCGGTGCCCTGTGGGCTGATTGCACCTATTGAGGAGATCTGTCCTAGCGTGGGGTCATGTCGTCCGATGCTTCCTCCGCAGGCGCACTGCTGCTCTGCCGGGCCGAACCCGACGTCGTGGAGATCGCGGCCCAGCTGCTCCGCGAGCGGATGCTCCTCGCGGAGGCCGGCCGCGACTGGAGCGTGCTCGTGCCCGAGGGCAAGCCGTGGCTGCACGGCGAAGAGCCCGTCGACCGTGTCCTGACGGGATGGGCCACCGCACTCGCCGTCGGCTCGGCGTGGCCCGTGCTCGCCCTGTGGTGGGACGGCGACCGCTCCGGCTACACCCTCGCCTCGGGGTTCCGGCGGACGGTCGGGTACGAGTGGCTGGCCAACGGGACGCCCGTGGGGGAGGACGAGGCGATGCGCACGTTCGCGGCGCGGCTCGCCCTCGACCCCGTCCTGGACATGCAGTCCCTGGAGGCGCTGGCCCGCCCCGACACGGAGGCGGACGCGCGGGCCAGGATGCTCGGACTCCTCGCCGTCCTCACGCGCGCGGGCCTCACGCTCCCGTCGGGTCTCGGCCCCGGTGAACCGGCGGACCGGCTGCGCGAGGTGGCCCGCGTCCAGCAGGGCGTGCGGCAGGTCGAGTGGCCCGGATGGCGGGACGCGGTCAGAGCCGAGTTCGGAGCGGTCGACAAGGGCCCGCTGGGTCCCTGGGTGCGCGGCCCCCGGGCAAGGGCCCTGGCGGCCGCTCAGCTCGCCACGGGCCTCCCGCTGGCGGTCTGGGCCGTACAGCGCCGCAGCGGAGGCTGGGGCGCGGCAGCGGCGCTCCTGATGGCGCAGGGGGCGGCAGGACTCGCGTACGACCGCGTGCGGAGCGCCTGAGGCCTCGGCGCCCCGTCCCTGGAGCGCGACCGGACGCGACTATTCGTCCTCGTCCTCGTCGTCCAGCCGCGCCAGCCACGTGGCCAGGCGCTCGACCGGGACCTCGAAGTCCGGGTTGAGGTCCACGAACGTGCGGAGCTGCTCGGCGAGCCACTCGAAGGTGACCTCTTCCTCGCCGCGCCGCTTCTCCAGCTCCTCGATGCCACGGTCGGTGAAGTACAACTCATGCTCCTGATGCGGACGGATCGTTCCACCTCAGGATAGGCGCCGGGCGGGTCCCGGAACGCCGGAGGGCCCGGCCCCGAGTCGTGGAACTCGGGGCCGGGCCCATCCGCCGTACAACCGTCGAGGGCTACGCCTCGAAGACCTCGCTGATCAGCTGCTCCTGCTCGGCCTGGTGACGCTTGGCCGAACCGACCGCCGGGGACGAGCCGTGCGGCCGCGAGATGCGGCGCAGGCGCTCGCCGTGCGGGATGTCCGCGCCGACCGCCAGATCCAGGTGGTCGATGAGGTTGAGGGCGATGAAGGGCCATGCGCCCTGGTTCGCCGGCTCCTCCTGCGCCCACAGGTATTTCTCGGCGTTCGGGTACTTGGCGATCTCCGCCTGGAGCTCGGCACCCGGCAGCGGGTACAGGCGCTCGATGCGGATGATGGCCGTGTCCGTGACGCCGCGCTTCTGGCGCTCGGCCTCCAGGTCGTAGTACAGCTTGCCCGCGCAGAAGACGACCTTGCGGACCGCCGACGGGTCGACGTGGCTGTCGCCGATGACCGGGCGGAAGCCGCCCGTCGTGAACTCCTCCGTCTTCGAGGCCGCCGCCTTGAGGCGCAGCATCGACTTCGGGGTGAAGACCACCAGCGGCTTGTGGTGCGGGTTGTGCACCTGCCACCGCAGGAGGTGGAAGTAGTTCGACGGGAGGGTCGGCATCGCGACCGTCATGTTGTTCTGCGCGCACAGCTGGAGGAAGCGCTCGATGCGGGCGGACGAGTGGTCCGGGCCCTGGCCCTCGTAACCGTGCGGCAGGAGCAGAGTGACACCGGAGTGCTGGTTCCACTTCTGCTCGGCGGCGGAGATGTACTCGTCCACCACCGTCTGCGCGCCGTTGACGAAGTCACCGAACTGCGCTTCCCACATGACGAGCGACTCGGGGCGGGCCAGCGAGTAGCCGTACTCGAAGCCCATCACCGCGTACTCGGAGAGCAGCGAGTCGTAGACGTTGTAGCGCGCCTGCTCCTCGGAGAGGTACATCAGCGGCGTGTAGTCCTCGCCCGTCGCGCGGTCGATGAGGACCGCGTGGCGCTGGCCGAACGTGCCGCGGCGGGAGTCCTGGCCCGACAGGCGGACCGGGGTGCCCTCCAGGAGCAGCGAGCCGATGGCGAGGGTCTCGCCCATGCCCCAGTCGATCGTGCCCTCTTCGACCATCGTCGCGCGGCGCTGCAGCTGCGGCAGCAGGCGCGGGTGGACGGTGACCCGGTCGGGGATGTTGACCTGGGACTCGGCGATCCGCTTGACGACCTCCTGGGAGATCGCGGTCTCGACGTGCACGGGGAACTCGGCCTGCGGCGCGGGCACGTCGGCCTGCGCGGGCTGCGAGACGGCCTCGCGGACCTCGGTGAAGACCTTCTCCAGCTGGCCCTGGAAGTCCTGCAGCGCCTGCTCGGCCTCTTCCAGGGTGATGTCGCCGCGACCGATGAGGGACTCGGTGTAGAGCTTGCGCACCGAGCGCTTCTTGTCGATCAGGTCGTACATCAGCGGCTGCGTGAACGCCGGGTTGTCCGACTCGTTGTGTCCGCGGCGGCGGTAGCAGATGAGGTCGATGACCACATCCTTGTTGAACGCCTGGCGGAACTCGAAGGCGAGACGGGCCACGCGGACGACGGCCTCGGGGTCGTCGCCGTTCACGTGGAAGATCGGCGCCTCGATCATGCGGGCCACGTCGGTGGCGTACATGGAGGAGCGCGACGACT
The sequence above is a segment of the Streptomyces sp. Je 1-369 genome. Coding sequences within it:
- a CDS encoding amino acid ABC transporter ATP-binding protein; the encoded protein is MNAMVKAEAVHKSFGHVDVLKGIDLEVAPREVFCLIGPSGSGKSTFLRCINHLEQINAGRLYVDGQLVGYRQKGDKLYELKDSEVALQRRDIGMVFQRFNLFPHMTALENVMEAPVQVKKESKATARARAERLLDRVGLSDKAGNYPSQLSGGQQQRVAIARALAMEPKLMLFDEPTSALDPELVGEVLEVMGDLAESGMTMIVVTHEMGFAREVGDNLVFMDDGVVVESGHPRDVLTNPQHERTKGFLSKVL
- a CDS encoding amino acid ABC transporter permease — translated: MTDKFDKAADDTVGKTADDKTVEDTPPKAAPATTVVDKAPRPEAIRAIPVRHYGRWVSGVIVVALLAMLIYAFSQGDVKWDTVGDMLFDDRIVEGAGNTLLISVLSMIIGLVLGLVFAVMRMSKNPVTSGVAWLYIWFFRGTPVYVQLLLWFNLALIFPVLNIPFIYKDEMTDVMTPFVVALLGLGLNEGAYMAEIVRAGIQSVDHGQTEAAHALGMTSTKTTRRIVLPQAMRVILPPTGNEFINLLKTSSLVTVVTYVDLLRSATVIGSTSFAVMEMLFVASVWYLALTSVFSVGQFYLERRYAKGALRQLPDTPWQKVKANMLSLGRPQGGAA
- a CDS encoding ABC transporter substrate-binding protein, encoding MTARSICRTTAGKSAKSRMATVGAIAVAGALLLTGCGDQTDSANEGGGKKNNAPLFDKLPKKIQNKGVIKVGTDAQYAPMEFEEGGKIVGIDPDLAAALGKELGVEFTFTSGTFDGLVTSLNSGRQDVVMSAMSDTKKRQQGLDDKGKKVGTGVDFVDYFMSGVSLLVKKGNPEGIESMDDLCGEKVAVQRGTIYEDTFKAQSTKCKKDGKKAIDIGAFENDAEAQTRVKSGGAVADLNDSPVSQHIAKTAGGGKEFEVTGGITDAGPFGIAVSKKNPELRDALKAALDAIIKNGEYEKVLAKWQVKDSAVKKATVNAGK
- a CDS encoding NADP-dependent malic enzyme, with the translated sequence MAAEIVNPRSDSSTGHEGADEPFDPAFALHRGGKMAVQATVPVRDKDDLSLAYTPGVAKVCSAIAERPELVHDYTWKSNVVAVVTDGTAVLGLGDIGAEASLPVMEGKAILFKQFGGVDAVPIALATTDADEIVETVVRLAPSFGGVNLEDISAPRCFEIERKLQERLDIPVFHDDQHGTAVVTLAALRNAAKLTGRTLGDLRAVISGSGAAGVAIAKFLLAAGLGDVAVADRKGIVSRDREDLTPVKRELAELTNKAGISGSLETALKGADVFIGVSGGTVPEPAVASMAPNAFVFAMANPNPEVHPDVAHKYAAVVATGRSDYPNQINNVLAFPGIFAGALQVRASRITEGMKIAAADALADVVGDELSAEYVIPSPFDERVAPAVTAAVAAAARAEGVARS
- a CDS encoding zinc-binding dehydrogenase — encoded protein: MFAAYAARIDRDQPLNGLELGERPAPEARPGWSTVNVKAASLNHHDLWSLRGVGLAEDKLPMILGCDAAGIDEDGNEVVLHSVIGQSGHGVGPREGRSILTEKYQGTFAERVAVPTWNVLPKPKELSFAEAACLPTAWLTAYRMLFTNAGVRPGDSVLVQGAGGGVATAAIVLGKAAGLRVFATSRDEAKRKRALELGAVEAVEAGARLPQRVDAVIETVGAATWSHSVKSLKPGGSLVISGATSGDRPSHAELTRIFFLELKIVGSTMGTKDELEDLLAFCATTGVRPVVDEILPLDRAREGFQRLESGEQFGKIVLEV
- a CDS encoding helix-turn-helix transcriptional regulator: MPPVFAHGRLRLYLLKLLDEAPRHGYEVIRLLEERFHGLYAPSAGTVYPRLAKLEAEGLVTHTTEGGRKVYAITDAGRAELAGRSGELADLELEIRESVAELAAEIRDGVQGAAGDLRREMRAAAKEALSPDGAESWQQTKEEFKRAKQGWKEQARRAKDESRRAREEAQRARSQAKDAQDRAHAQARLAQAEAQRIVRHVQEQVQDHFTRGDWPTGVREGLTELAKEFGDFGTRLGKDFGKGFGTRTDPGATPGASTTGASTTRNEPTFSVAREDLPVEYAPDWAKEDTTGDPGRDLDRLLDRFRDDIRDAARDHGVTESQLREARRHLSQAAAHIGAALRAPAAEEAAEEAAES
- a CDS encoding DUF4097 family beta strand repeat-containing protein translates to MSEWSVAEPVKLTFDAPVTALHVRVVNGTVNVVGTDEGAARLEVTEIEGPPLRVTHEDGTLTVAYEDLPWKGFLKWLDRKGWRRSAVVSLAVPAATRVEVGVVGAGAVVSGMEGRAEVKGVTGDTTLLGLAGPVRADTVSGNVEAQGVTGDLRFNSVSGGLTVVEAAGPSVRADSVSGSMIVDLDPAGTPTDVALTSVSGEIAIRLPHPADAEVEVDTASGSVSNAFEDLRVGGQWGAKRITGRLGAGRGRLRATTVSGSIALLRRPQMEEDPYDAENDENHGPTNGAADGPTGGPNDKKVL
- a CDS encoding DUF6104 family protein, translated to MYFTDRGIEELEKRRGEEEVTFEWLAEQLRTFVDLNPDFEVPVERLATWLARLDDEDEDE